Proteins co-encoded in one Lynx canadensis isolate LIC74 chromosome C1, mLynCan4.pri.v2, whole genome shotgun sequence genomic window:
- the FZD7 gene encoding frizzled-7, whose amino-acid sequence MRGPGAAASRSPLGLCTLVLALLGALPAGAGAQPYHGEKGISVPDHGFCQPISIPLCTDIAYNQTILPNLLGHTNQEDAGLEVHQFYPLVKVQCSPELRFFLCSMYAPVCTVLDQAIPPCRSLCERARQGCEALMNKFGFQWPERLRCENFPVHGAGEICVGQNTSDGSGGPGGGPTAYPTAPYMPDLPFTALPPGAADGRGRSAFPFSCPRQLKVPPYLGYRFLGERDCGAPCEPGRANGLMYFKEEERRFARLWVGVWSVLCCASTLFTVLTYLVDMRRFSYPERPIIFLSGCYFMVAVAHVAGFLLEDRAVCVERFSEDGYRTVAQGTKKEGCTILFMVLYFFGMASSIWWVILSLTWFLAAGMKWGHEAIEANSQYFHLAAWAVPAVKTITILAMGQVDGDLLSGVCYVGLSSVDALRGFVLAPLFVYLFIGTSFLLAGFVSLFRIRTIMKHDGTKTEKLEKLMVRIGVFSVLYTVPATIVLACYFYEQAFREHWERTWLLQTCKSYAVPCPPGHFPPMSPDFTVFMIKYLMTMIVGITTGFWIWSGKTLQSWRRFYHRLSHSSKGETAV is encoded by the coding sequence ATGCGGGGCCCCGGCGCGGCCGCGTCGCGCTCGCCCCTGGGCCTGTGCACTCTAGTGCTTGCGCTGCTGGGCGCGCTGCCCGCCGGTGCCGGGGCGCAGCCTTACCACGGCGAGAAGGGCATCTCGGTACCGGACCACGGCTTCTGCCAGCCCATCTCCATCCCACTATGCACGGACATTGCCTACAACCAGACCATCCTGCCCAACCTGCTAGGCCACACGAATCAAGAGGACGCGGGCCTCGAGGTACACCAGTTCTACCCGCTGGTGAAGGTGCAGTGTTCTCCCGAGTTGCGCTTCTTCCTGTGCTCTATGTACGCACCCGTGTGCACGGTGCTTGATCAGGCCATCCCGCCGTGCCGTTCTCTGTGCGAGCGTGCCCGCCAGGGCTGCGAAGCGCTCATGAACAAGTTCGGCTTCCAGTGGCCAGAGCGGCTGCGCTGCGAGAACTTCCCGGTGCACGGCGCCGGCGAGATCTGCGTGGGCCAGAACACGTCCGACGGCTCCGGGGGCCCAGGTGGCGGCCCCACAGCCTACCCCACCGCGCCCTACATGCCGGACTTGCCCTTCACCGCGCTGCCCCCGGGGGCCGCTGACGGCAGGGGCCGTTCTGCCTTCCCCTTCTCGTGCCCCCGCCAGCTCAAGGTGCCCCCCTACCTGGGCTACCGCTTCCTGGGCGAGCGCGACTGCGGCGCCCCGTGCGAGCCGGGCCGTGCCAACGGCCTAATGTACTTTAAGGAAGAGGAGAGGCGCTTTGCCCGTCTCTGGGTGGGCGTGTGGTCGGTGCTGTGTTGCGCCTCGACGCTCTTCACCGTGCTCACTTATTTAGTGGACATGAGGCGCTTCAGCTATCCCGAGCGGCCCATCATCTTTCTGTCGGGCTGCTACTTCATGGTGGCCGTGGCGCACGTGGCCGGCTTCCTGCTGGAGGACCGCGCGGTGTGCGTGGAGCGCTTCTCAGAAGACGGCTACCGCACGGTGGCGCAGGGCACCAAGAAGGAGGGTTGCACTATCCTCTTCATGGTGCTGTACTTCTTCGGCATGGCCAGTTCCATCTGGTGGGTCATCCTGTCGCTCACTTGGTTCCTGGCAGCTGGCATGAAGTGGGGCCATGAGGCCATTGAAGCCAACTCTCAGTATTTCCACCTGGCCGCGTGGGCCGTGCCCGCTGTCAAGACCATCACCATCTTGGCCATGGGCCAGGTGGATGGGGACTTGCTCAGTGGGGTTTGCTACGTGGGCCTGTCCAGCGTGGATGCGCTGCGAGGCTTCGTGTTGGCGCCTCTGTTCGTCTACCTCTTCATTGGCACGTCCTTCCTGCTGGCCGGATTCGTGTCGCTCTTCCGCATCCGCACCATCATGAAGCACGACGGAACCAAGACCGAGAAACTGGAGAAGCTCATGGTGCGCATCGGCGTCTTCAGCGTGCTTTACACTGTGCCGGCGACCATCGTCCTGGCCTGCTACTTCTATGAGCAGGCCTTCCGCGAACACTGGGAGCGCACCTGGCTCCTGCAGACTTGCAAGAGCTACGCGGTGCCCTGCCCGCCTGGCCATTTCCCGCCCATGAGCCCTGACTTCACTGTCTTCATGATAAAGTACCTGATGACCATGATCGTGGGCATCACCACTGGTTTCTGGATCTGGTCCGGCAAGACTCTGCAGTCGTGGCGCCGCTTCTATCACAGACTCAGCCACAGCAGCAAGGGGGAGACTGCGGTATGa